In uncultured Methanobacterium sp., a genomic segment contains:
- a CDS encoding flavodoxin family protein — protein sequence MNVMAFNGSPRKKWNTATLLENALEGAKSEGAETELIHLYDLNYKGCNSCFTCKTKGSKSYGRCAVKDDLTPILRKIEESDAIILGSPIYLGTVTGEMRSFLERLLFPYLTYTDPIQSLFPNKIKTGFIYTMNIREEQLDEYGYTTMFKTNENYLKMLFGSSESLMSFDTYQFNDYSKVIADRFDSKRKAQRRVEIFPEDCRLAYEMGIRLTHNF from the coding sequence ATGAATGTTATGGCATTTAATGGAAGTCCAAGAAAGAAGTGGAACACCGCAACCCTCCTTGAAAATGCACTTGAAGGAGCCAAGTCAGAAGGAGCTGAAACTGAACTGATTCATCTTTATGATCTCAATTATAAAGGATGTAACAGTTGTTTCACCTGTAAAACAAAGGGGAGTAAAAGTTACGGGCGGTGCGCAGTGAAGGATGATTTAACCCCTATCCTAAGAAAGATTGAAGAATCTGATGCAATCATACTGGGATCTCCCATTTACCTGGGAACGGTTACCGGGGAAATGAGATCCTTCCTGGAGCGTTTACTGTTTCCATATTTGACTTATACCGATCCCATCCAGTCACTCTTCCCCAATAAAATCAAAACCGGGTTCATTTACACCATGAACATCAGGGAAGAGCAGTTGGATGAATATGGTTACACAACCATGTTTAAAACTAATGAAAATTATCTTAAAATGTTATTCGGTTCTTCAGAATCGCTTATGAGCTTTGATACTTATCAATTCAATGATTATTCCAAGGTTATTGCTGATCGATTCGATTCCAAGAGAAAAGCCCAAAGACGTGTTGAAATATTTCCAGAAGATTGCAGGCTAGCGTATGAAATGGGAATAAGGCTTACCCATAACTTTTAA
- a CDS encoding MBL fold metallo-hydrolase, translated as MKITEHVHAIKIPFQVKTDSGTLERFVYSYLIFGDEICLIDSGVISSENFIFDYLEKTGHSPDDISLLVLTHSHPDHIGSAQSIQKMTGCEIAAHEGEKSWIEDVDLQFKERPVPNFHSLVEGSVQVDHVLEDMDVVELGNNVNLKVIHTPGHSKGSISIHIPSERVLITGDAVPIQGDLPIYDDFNESIRSIEMLMGVEDVELLLASWDEPQKGETVHQRMVEALDYLQNIREIVEKFAPENSSSEPMEFCKTVLKELGLPEPAANPIVARSFQANLKELE; from the coding sequence ATGAAAATCACAGAACACGTTCACGCCATTAAAATTCCATTCCAGGTTAAAACAGACTCGGGAACTCTGGAACGTTTTGTTTACTCTTATCTGATATTTGGAGATGAAATCTGCCTGATAGATAGTGGAGTTATCTCTTCAGAAAATTTCATCTTCGATTATCTGGAAAAAACAGGACATAGCCCAGATGATATCTCTTTATTGGTTTTAACCCATTCTCACCCCGATCATATTGGCTCTGCCCAATCTATCCAGAAAATGACTGGTTGTGAAATAGCAGCCCATGAAGGTGAGAAATCCTGGATTGAAGATGTGGATCTCCAGTTTAAAGAAAGACCCGTCCCCAATTTCCATTCCCTGGTAGAAGGATCTGTTCAGGTGGACCATGTTCTGGAGGATATGGATGTTGTTGAGTTAGGCAACAACGTTAATTTGAAAGTTATACACACACCTGGCCATTCTAAAGGTTCCATTTCCATACACATCCCATCTGAAAGGGTTTTAATCACGGGGGATGCTGTGCCAATACAGGGAGATTTACCTATTTATGATGATTTTAATGAATCCATCCGATCCATTGAGATGTTGATGGGTGTTGAGGATGTGGAATTACTGTTAGCATCATGGGATGAACCTCAAAAAGGAGAAACTGTTCATCAAAGGATGGTTGAAGCTTTGGATTATCTTCAGAATATCAGGGAAATTGTCGAAAAATTTGCCCCTGAAAATTCATCTTCTGAACCAATGGAGTTCTGCAAGACAGTTTTAAAAGAGTTAGGCTTACCAGAACCTGCTGCCAATCCAATAGTGGCCCGATCTTTCCAGGCCAATCTAAAAGAATTAGAATAA
- the ehbP gene encoding energy-converting hydrogenase B subunit EhbP produces the protein MKIVIRPHHIISLGGYIVETDFPYRNVIVVNPTAEPIKLEVPVFSEEWIEEQRQLGLELTPLTEEDNYLSNFRKAKAKLEKLKAEKGIKAE, from the coding sequence ATGAAAATTGTGATAAGACCTCATCATATCATAAGCTTAGGGGGTTACATTGTGGAAACAGATTTCCCCTACCGGAATGTGATTGTGGTAAACCCCACTGCAGAGCCTATAAAGCTGGAGGTTCCAGTATTTTCTGAGGAATGGATCGAAGAACAACGCCAGCTTGGGCTGGAACTTACCCCCCTTACGGAAGAAGATAACTACCTGAGTAACTTCCGTAAGGCCAAGGCCAAACTGGAAAAATTAAAGGCAGAAAAAGGAATAAAGGCAGAATAA
- a CDS encoding NADH-quinone oxidoreductase subunit H: protein MDLTYSLIAVLGTLVVAFIVSLFLPGIERKFIHARIQQRVGPPITSPGIMAPLKFFFKQTITPESPMPRLYNALPLISLIIVIILLLFLIPQMYFVGALASIIALVGFLKVEEIMYMFMGSLSRSVLSVRMPFPDKAKGAAHPETPQSFFEDLSSLRAFRLIAFGSFPLYIAMFVAVAMTGSIYLQDIIAYQQVHGPILFTVAGVMGAIVFFIGYMILLNEYPFAILKGKPDVVEGPYLEYAAKYRAYVYITRGFLMFTLATLFATLFLGIAPNILNPSFIITLIVALLFPMLMAVLSAFSPIFTYKQFYPTVAGVSIIGVLAIVAALL, encoded by the coding sequence GAACGGAAGTTCATCCATGCCAGGATACAGCAGAGGGTGGGACCACCCATTACCAGCCCCGGGATCATGGCTCCTTTAAAATTCTTTTTCAAACAAACCATAACTCCCGAATCCCCAATGCCCCGATTGTACAATGCTTTACCACTCATAAGTTTGATAATTGTCATAATCCTGTTGTTATTCCTCATCCCACAGATGTACTTTGTAGGAGCACTGGCCAGTATAATTGCACTGGTAGGATTCCTTAAAGTGGAAGAAATAATGTACATGTTCATGGGAAGCCTCTCCCGATCAGTACTCTCAGTACGCATGCCATTCCCAGATAAAGCCAAAGGAGCAGCACATCCTGAAACACCACAATCATTTTTCGAGGACCTAAGCAGTCTCAGGGCATTCAGGTTAATAGCGTTCGGATCATTCCCCCTGTACATTGCCATGTTCGTGGCAGTGGCCATGACTGGTAGCATCTACCTACAGGATATCATAGCCTACCAGCAGGTGCACGGACCCATACTCTTCACTGTGGCTGGAGTAATGGGGGCAATTGTATTCTTCATTGGATACATGATCCTCCTGAATGAATACCCATTTGCCATATTAAAGGGAAAACCAGATGTAGTTGAAGGACCCTACCTTGAATACGCAGCAAAATACCGGGCATATGTTTATATCACCCGTGGATTTTTGATGTTCACCCTGGCAACCCTGTTTGCAACCCTGTTCCTTGGAATAGCACCCAACATCCTGAACCCATCATTCATCATCACTTTGATAGTGGCATTACTATTCCCAATGCTCATGGCAGTCCTCAGTGCATTTTCGCCAATATTCACCTACAAACAGTTCTATCCAACTGTTGCTGGAGTGTCAATCATCGGAGTACTGGCCATAGTCGCAGCTTTACTTTAA